ataacctttcCATCCTTCTGGTgtcccaaatgcctgtatatttgGAAAATGTAAGGCCTGTATAGAAGAAACCAGAAGTAATGCATAGCTTTCGTTACATTCAAAGTTTCATTCTCAATATATTAATCGTGTGATCACGTATACATTTAGCTCCTTTTATCTACAAAGCACCACATGTGGTCTCTTTCAACAATGCAACTTCCAGTTGAGTGGGGCCTTTACCCAGGGCTGAGCCTCAGCGTTCCGTGACAAGACACCTGCCATGATGGTCCTTCCCCACAAAGCCTTGGCATTGGTAGCATCAAACGTCCCTTGGCACGTGGTTCTGCAGCCTGGAATGTGCCAGCCAGTAGCATTCCCTTACTGACATCTCATGTACAAGACAACCAACAAGTTTTAGACATGCCAAAGAGACTTTTCCACGCAGCACACAATGTTTGTTTCAGTGTGAGTCCCTGGGAACAACTTGCAGATCAGGGAGTGTGGTATGCAGCTACTTGGGATGAACCTCGAGAAGGATCAATTATTTTATGCCAGTGCATTTATAGGTGACAAATGATCAGCATGAGCTCAATAAGCCTGATGCCGTTACTCAAAGCTTGTTCACAGAGGGGTTTAGGTATTGGATGGTGATATTGTCACCAGAGATTGTGTAACCTGCCACAGAAGTCTTGGATCAGTCGAAGAGCTGCAGGCAGACTTTGTAATTATTTCTTTCTCAATAGTTTTCTTAAAGTGTTGGTCAGAATTGTTTTTAACTTATTCCTGAATAATTTGTATTGACAGGCACCTTTGGCCCAACCAGAGTCACCAACTGCTTCAGCAGGGGAGGATGTTCATTCTCTAGCTGACTCAATGGATTCAGACAGAGACTCCATCTGCAGCAACTCCAACCTGAATGGAAACAGAAACAAGAAAGAGAAAGATAAACAAAAGAAGGATAAGGAAAAGAACCGGACAGATTCTGTTGCAAACAAGCTTGGAAGCCTTAGTAAAACTCTGGGAATTAAACTGAAGAAAAACATGGGAGGACTTGGCGGCCTGGTGCATGGAAAGATCAGCCGGGGAAGCACCAGCAATGGGCGCAACGGAGAGACAGTGGAGAAACTCAAGAAGAAAGAGTCCAACAAAACTCGGAAAGGAAGCAAGGAGGAGTCATCGCATTCTGCAAGCTCATCCCCTACAGATAAGTCAACTGCCTCAGTTAAATCTCCAGTCGAGAAACAATCTGATCAGTGGAAATACAGCACCGATGTCAAACTCAGCCTCAACATACTGAGAGCTGCCATGCAAGGAGAGAGGAAGTTCATCTTTGCAGGTCTTCTGTTGACCAGTCATAGGCACCAGTTTCACGAGGAGATGATTAATTATTACCTGGCCACTGCTCAGGAGCGCTTCAATGCTGAACAGGAACAGCGGCGCAAGGAGACAGAGAGAAAAACATGCAACAACTCGTGTAAAAACACGTGCAACAACTCTTCATGTAAAAAAGAGGAGCAAGAGCCATCTCGGAGAAGCAAGTCAGAACCAAATTCACAAGAGGACACATTTCAAGGCTCTTCTCAAAGCCATATAGGTCACCTGAGCTCAAACCTACAGGGGATCAGTGACCAGATATCGATGAGCACTTCACCACCAAACAGTGGAACCCTTAAAGCTGGGACTCTCACCTCTGCCCATTTCACCCATACGCCAGCTTTACTGCAGCATGTCATTCATGTATCTGAGGTGAGATCACAGCCATCGAGTTATCAATCTGACAATCAGTCACCCGTCATCAGCTCTCTGAAAACATGTGCTACATACCCACAACATAGTCGCTCGATGTCTTATCAAAACTATTGCCCTGTGGGCCTGTCAGGACTCCCTACTGTGGAAACCATGGAACCTCTGAAATGTTTGCTGCCCCCTGAACACAAAAGTCACACATATACGAATGGGTTTGGTTCTGGTGATGTTAGTGATTACCTGGAATACGCAGATGAGGCCCCTTCCTTTGTGCGACAGAGTGGAGAGAAAGGCAAAGTGCGAGGTGTGGCAGCCACGCCTTATTCACTCCAACAGAACCGATGCAAACAGCACAACTGCCCCTTCTACGGACGCCCGGAGACTGAGTTTTACTGCTCCTACTGCTACAAGGAGGAGCTGAAACGCAGGGATCGAGGAAACAGGTCTGTTTGACTGTGATGCTTGTATGGAAAGTTCTTTCCAGCTTTTCCGTATGAACCAACTCTGGAAAATTACAAATATTTTGATGAGCAATTTGTTAAGTGTAAATCTTTAAATCACGATCAAGAGTCTGTTCATTACCTTTCAAGAATCCTGGATCTGTGGAGTTGGATCTATTGGAACAGTGATGAATCTGTGCATCTGGGATTGGAACCAGACCCTGACTCCTCCCCAGACTCCAGGGCAATATGAACCCTTTGTGTTACTACTCCATGGACTGTTACCAAATAGTTGATTATATTCCAACATGTATGGGTTTTTTTAATTACACTACTGCAAGATAATTTGCACATTAATTACAACTGTAAAAGTAACATATAGCAGAAAATAACCAATTATTTATGTGTTTGTGAACTGGAAGATGCATTATGATGGAACTTTACAAGCAAAAGTTAAAAAATTGTAATATAGaaattatttttatattattttcaCAAATGTGCTGCAAAGCAATATTTTGCGCTTTTTATTAAAACACAATTGCCACTTTAGTAGATGACTATATTGCTGAAACTAATTAGAGGCATACAGCAGCATTGTGATGTATGTTTACGGGCCCAAGGAGTGGCTTGAGTGTTCACACCTTTTGATACTTCGTCAACATGCAACTTCATTTGATGAAAGCTTTTTCCCCAAAGCTTATTTCCGATATTTCAATTAAAGCCTTGGCTacatctggtgctgtgaagcatctGCTAAATTTATTTTGCTGTTTCAGCTTACAATATCTCAAGAAGAAAAATGCACACTTATCTTGAATTTCATGCCTGCAAACAGCACTTACCGTTGCAGATGCAAAGCaattgaaaagaaaaagaaagccgATGAGCTGGGCACCTTCGACCTAAATCCAAAAACTTTGATTCGCTTGCCTGGTGACTGACATAAAAAATTCACAAGCAGTCGCATCTGGCTAAACTTGTCTTTTCATCTACTTACAGGAGCATTAGACAATGGCCTAGGTTAGCAGCTGAGCACCGTGACGCTCCTGATGCAGATATTCTGTAAGTCATGACAAGGGAGCATTTACTAGAgttcttttaaaaatgtaaagcAACTATTTCTGTGTAGCTTTTATTTTCAATGATTTTGTCTTCTGCTTTAATATGAAATTAAACTGTGGAAATACTTTATTCTACATTGATCTTAGCACTATGCACACAATGACAGAAGCAAAAATAGAGGGATGAGGTTTCCTCAtggcctccccttcctccccccccctcccccccccccaaacaacctgAATCTGTTGTATGACCCCTTGACCCCTGCAACCTTTTCCTTCGCCCCTTAACACTGTTCCTTCAATTAACCAAAAAGTGCAGCGAAGAATGCAAATAGAGCTAACTAACTTCACCGTAATACTTGACTGGAATTCCTGTGTTATCTCTGCTGTTTATGGAGCCCAGCAGTTTTGCTGCCTCAAGCATTGTTCATACAGGAAAAcaaactccagcactatgtgggaAGCTGCCCGTTTCTGATCCATCCTGAGCCCAGGCGATTAGTGTGTTCCCCATGAACGTGGGGGGAAATGCAAGTGAGGTTAAAATCTTAAACTGTTCCATCCAAAGCCTCCTTCTACTGGGCACAGGAGAAATCTTCTGTTGAATCTTCCATGAAAATTTAAGGAGATTTTGGGTTAATTGTATAATATTTACTGATTAGCGTGAACTTTCAGGACAAGCAAGAGTTCACTGAAACTTTAAAGAACAAAACTGAAAGAAAAATAAGCATTATTTTGTTGGATTTCAGAACAAGAAATTAGTTTGGGTGTGGCTAACATTTTTAGTAAAGATTTAAAGCATTTTGACTTCTAGAAAATAATAGTAAATTCAGGATAAGGTCCTTTTAAATATTGAACAACATAGTAGCTTTTGTTTAACTTAGGTTGGTTGTTCCTGGATTATTTTTCTGTATATAATCATCCTAAGATTTTCAAATGGTCGGAAGCATAAACTAGTTTTCAAAAGGTGGTTGAAATATAATGCCAAATCCTGAACCATATCTGGCAATAACGTCCGAAATTAAATAATGGATTGAACCTAATGCAAGAGGATGCGACCAAATTGAGCATTCACTGTGTGACACATTCTCTTCCTTGTTTGATCATAATATTCTGCATTGTTTTAAATGTTTGTCACCCAACTTGCACTGAAAAATTAAAACCCAAGTTATTCCGACTTTCTGTATTGCAATGTTTTCTGTGTCTTTATAAAATTAAGAAATAATACTGTTTCAATTGTAGATTGTTGTTCTGAAAGTCTGACAGACTGAGTGGTTATATGGGGAATCACAAAAGATGATTCTCTTAGAGAATATGTCTTGCATGGTTTAATTTCAAGAAATAAATTGACAGTCTTATTTTATGATGTATTAAATGATCTGGAAATTGAGCGATTGAACCTGGTCGCTGAGGAGAGGTTAACATTACACATTTATTTTCTCAGTCAATATCCAAGGAAGCCATGGCTTGTGCAAATCGGTGCTTTGTTCTTTATCCTTACAAGCATTATCTGAAGATTCAGGATTTGTTCAGCAACATCAGTTAAAAATATGATGTTTGTGTAATGAAGCTATATACAAATCATTTCATTAATTAATGCATATTTTACGAGTTGTGAAGAAAATGTAACCATCATTGTTCTCTATTCCACTGCACAATGATGTCCAGCTCAGTTCAATAATCATCATCACTCAGCACAAACAGCCCTAAGCCCATCATCTCCGAGCCCACCTCTatagaacacagtgctggagtatctcagcggattaggcagcatcggAGGACATGGTTAGGCAACGCTTTGGGTACGAGACTTCATGCTATgcacctgacatgctgagttactccaccactgcgcatgattcctgcatctgcaattcattctgtctttcaataagatccctctcacccttctaaattccagagtatacaagcccagccgctccattctattaacatatgacagtcccgccatcccaggaattaaccttgtcaacctatgctgcactccctcattagcaagcatgtccctcaaatttggagaccaaaactgcacacaatactccaggtgtggtctcactagggccttgtacaactgcagaataactgctttgctcctatactcctctcgtgttatgaaggccaacatgccattcgctttcatcactgcctgctgtacctgcatgcttgtttTCAGTGATTGATATACAAGGagcccccccagatcccattgtacttcaccttttcccaatttgacaccatttagataataatctgctttcctgtttttgccacctaagtggataacctcacatttatccacattaaactgcacctgccttgtatctgcccactcacccaacctgtcccagtcaccctgcatcctcctcacagttcacactgccacccagctttgtgtcatctgcaaatttactaatgttacttttaatcccttcatctaaatcattaatatatattgtaaatagctacggtcccagcaccaagccttgtggtgcaccactagtcactgtctgccaatcTGAAAggaacctgttaatccctactctttgttgcctgtctgccaaccaattttctatccatgtcagcgctctacccccaatgccaggtgctctaattttgcccactaatctcctatgtgggaccttatcaaatgctttctgaaagttcaggtacactacatccacccttgtcaattttattacttacatcctcaaaaaattcctgaagattagtcaagaatgatttccccttcgtaaatccatgcttactcggaccgatcctgcgactgctatccaaatgtgctgctatatcatcttttataattgactccagcatcttcccaaccaccgatgtcaggctaaatggtctataattccctgttttctccctcccaccttttttaaaatgtgggataacattagctaccctccaatgtacaggaactgatccggagtctatagaacattggaaaatgatcaccaatgcatccacgatttctagagacacttccttaagtaccctgggaagcaaaccatcaggccctggggatttatcagccttcagtcccatcagactacccaacaccatttcctgccaaatgtgaATCTCcttaagttcctccatcactctagatcctctggccactagtacatcagggagactgTGCCCTCctgagtgaagacagatccaaagtacctgttcaactcgtcagccatttccttgttccccataataaatttgccattttcagtcttcaaggttcCAATTTCGGTCGtatctatttttttcctcttcacatacctaaagaagcttttactatcctccttaatattcttggctagcttacctttataCCTCGTCTTTTCTCCACATAttgcctttttggttatcttctgttgctctttaaaagttacccaatcctctggcttcccgctcatctttgctatattatacttgttctcttttatttttatactgtccctgacatcccttgtcagcaacggtcgccccttactccctttggaatcgttcttcctctttggaattaactgtcaagtcaagtttattcgtcacatacacatacgggatgtgcagtgaaatgaaaagtggcaatgctcgcggattgtgcaaaaaaaaaacaacaaaacagaatggaacagaatcacatattcacatatttgtgggggggaaaaaagaaaaaaacagcgattttaaaaagacaccacacaagggagtaaatggtacagtaaagttagtccctggtgagattggagtttacagtcctaatggcctctgggaagaaactccttctcatcctctggcatttgcctgactgtagcagctggaacagtctgttgctggggtggaagggatcccccatgatcttgttggctctgtaattgctccttctgatgtatagttcctgcaagggggcgagtgaagttcccatagtgcgttcggctgaacgcactactttctgcagagccttcttgtcctgggcagagcagttccaaaACCAAATTgtaatgtttccggacaagatgctttccacagccgctgagttgaagcactggaggatcctcagggacactctgaatttcctcaattgcttgaggtggtaaagacgcttccttgccttactcaccagtgcggcagcgtgtgatgtccatgtcagatcctctgagatgtggactcccaggtatttaaagcagctcaccctatccacagtatccccatttatcttcaatggtgtgtacgtcctcggatgatgtgccctaaagtccacgatcagctccttagtttttttacaTTCAAGagaaggctgttgtcctgacaccagagtgcaagatcagccatctcctcccggtaggccttctcatcgttgtctgagatcaggcccaccaccacagtgtcatcagcaaacttgattatagaattggagctgaacctagtcaCACAgttatgtgtgtacagggagtacaatagggggatgaggacacaaccctggggggatcctgtgctcagggtgaggggcttcgatgtatttcctcccatcttgactacctggggcctggcggtgagacagtccaggacccaggcacacgggGGTGTTGAGcctcaattccagcagcttctcagcaagtctggtggggactatcctgttgaaggctgaactgaagtctatgaacagcatcctcacatagtccTCCTTCtgcctgtcaaggtgagagagagcggtgtgcagaacctgggagaccgcatccgtggatttgttcggacggtatgctaaTTGTAGCtggccatgttgcgagggaggaagccgctgatgtgtttcttgaccagcctctcaaagcatttcatgactaccgaggtgagggccaccggacggtagtcattcagacaagctggggaggtattttttggtacaggtacaatgatggatcctgcaccttctgtattattcccagaaaaaaCTACCATTGTTGTtcgactgtcatccctgctagggtatctttccagtcacctttggccagctccttcctCATGGCTCCACATTCCCCTTTgtccaactgtaatactgacacctccgatttacccatcttcctctcaaattgtagattaaaacatcatattatggtcattacctcctaatggctcctttaactcaatttcccttatcaaatccagtccaTTACACAAGGCTAAATCtaaaattgccttctccctgctaggcttcagtacaagctgctctaagaatccatcatggaggcacttcACAAACTCCCttccttggggtccagtaccaacctaatGTTTCCAGTATACCTGCATGTTAGAATCTCCCATAACATAaaggtagcattacctttacgacatgccaattttaactcttgaggaAAGATGTAACAGgactctgaggggcaacattttcacacagagggtggtgggtgcattgaatgagctgctggaggaggtaggtgaggcaggtattacaagaacatttaaaatacatttggacaggtacgtacaTAGAAAAGGTTttgtaggatatgggccaaatgggggcaGGTGACACTAGTGTAAGTGAGGCATCTTGATCCACATGGGCAAGCTGTGGTGAAAtagctgggcctgtttccatgttatatgactAGAATAAAATTCTATTCACATACCAaacgtagtttacaacccaacagtatgaacatcaaATTCTCTGCCTTTACGTAGCCCCTCACTGTACcagcccctctctccttcccctgtgTCCCATCTGGGTGTTTTTTTGTCcctccaatcacccccccccccccccccccccccacacacacactttcctCCCTCTAGCCTGAcaatcttcaaacctgtctcgCACCGTTtcttatctctagcctttgttccaaccatctgcttatcaatccccccccccagcctgtaACCTATTATCTGCCCGTCCTTGTCCAGCCTCTCTCCTTTTCCATCTTtcgtctcccctcctccctctgcaaTCGGTCTAAAaaggggtctccacccgaaacatcacctctccatgttttctgggggtgctgcctgatccgttgagttactccagcactttgtgtccttttctgtaataTTTATTTGCTATCCAAATCCTTCCACTTAAAATATTAAAGATTCTTCTCCTACTTTCCATTGGAGGATAATGTCAATGACTCAATCCTCTAAACTGGAGAATTCTATTTCCAGGGTCACCCCTGAACTGTTGTAAACAGTAACCCCAGTCTGATTCTCCCACAAGCTGAGTTCATCACCACATCCACTGTCAAAACCTGCacgatctcatctcttccagcctCCAGTGTAAACACATCTTGCTTCATGGGTAACCCCACCCTTTCCAGGTATTGATACAGTTAACCTGCCCTGAACTGCACCCAATCTTGTCAGTTTGGAAACCAGTGTGATATCCATTGGCCAGAGGTGCTGTGACCTGGGCTCAATATAACATATCTAACTTTCCAACAATGAGCAATAATGCTCTGTTAGCTTTTGTAATTAAGGGCTGCATCTGCAAAATGAGCCTGGGTGCATTAAACACTCGGATACACAGTTCCACGTTTAAGACATTAGATGATGTCCTGCCTATTTGCTGGAAATTTTGGGACAGATTTAGTTCCTCATCGTTGAACTCTGGCAGGGAAGATGCTCAATCCAAGAGTCCATTGAGTTTAATTGTCACGGCTACTGACAATGGtgcaatgaaattgttacttgttTAAACTTTGTATAGTCACAATAACGTACTTATAAATTAATAATACTCAATTCAATAGATTAATAACCATAAATAAGTAACCATGATAGTGAAAAACCAAAGTCCGTTGTGCAACTGACACTGTTCACAGAAGACCATAATTGCTGAGGTTGGTGTTGTGCAGTGGTTGCTGggcagaaactgttcttgaacatgGTGGTCACTGTTGTCATGCTCTTGTACCTTTtccccgatggtagcagcaaAATGAGAGCATAGCTAGGGGGATGCGAGTCTTTGATAATATTGGATGCC
This is a stretch of genomic DNA from Amblyraja radiata isolate CabotCenter1 chromosome X, sAmbRad1.1.pri, whole genome shotgun sequence. It encodes these proteins:
- the otud7a gene encoding OTU domain-containing protein 7A isoform X2, with the translated sequence MTLDMDAVLSDFVRSTGAEPGLARDLLEGKNWDLSAALNDFEQLRQVHTANLPCVFNEGSFYKQREKEQVNKCEQRQDEIAQEKRLSRGISHASSAIVSLVRSHVANECSSEQFPLEMPIYTFQLPDLNVYSEDFRSFIERDLIEQSTMVALEEAGRLNWWSVVCSSCKRLLPLATTGDGNCLLHAASLGMWGFHDRDLMLRKALYAMMKNGPEKDALKRRWKWQQTQQNKESGLVYTEEEWEREWNELLKLASSEPRTHYSKSTGTCGGVDNAEDPVYEGLEEFHVFVLAHVLRRPIVVVADTMLRDSGGEAFAPIPFGGIYLPLEVPPNRCHCSPLVLAYDQAHFSALVSMEQNDQQREQAAIPLTDSEHKLLPLHFATDPKDWEWGKDDNDNIKLANLILSLEAKLHLLHSYMNVSWICIPAETRAPLAQPESPTASAGEDVHSLADSMDSDRDSICSNSNLNGNRNKKEKDKQKKDKEKNRTDSVANKLGSLSKTLGIKLKKNMGGLGGLVHGKISRGSTSNGRNGETVEKLKKKESNKTRKGSKEESSHSASSSPTDKSTASVKSPVEKQSDQWKYSTDVKLSLNILRAAMQGERKFIFAGLLLTSHRHQFHEEMINYYLATAQERFNAEQEQRRKETERKTCNNSCKNTCNNSSCKKEEQEPSRRSKSEPNSQEDTFQGSSQSHIGHLSSNLQGISDQISMSTSPPNSGTLKAGTLTSAHFTHTPALLQHVIHVSEVRSQPSSYQSDNQSPVISSLKTCATYPQHSRSMSYQNYCPVGLSGLPTVETMEPLKCLLPPEHKSHTYTNGFGSGDVSDYLEYADEAPSFVRQSGEKGKVRGVAATPYSLQQNRCKQHNCPFYGRPETEFYCSYCYKEELKRRDRGNRSIRQWPRLAAEHRDAPDADILTAQERDLFHGRL